In the Euphorbia lathyris chromosome 5, ddEupLath1.1, whole genome shotgun sequence genome, one interval contains:
- the LOC136229128 gene encoding uncharacterized protein, with protein sequence MGELDAKGSSMETPNANSMRNGSKKAFDPSFLVQLPNKLQNCLKLQLRKLGKDNEGAISLKKQEETSTTLKVDLEKQLQSWRENPLWNDEPPQIKVSVPKGSLCNLSVKFDVGLPPDAVYNIVTDPDNRRVFKNIKEVISRKVLLDEGHRQLVELEQAAIWKFLWWSGTISVHVLVDQNRENRTMKFKQLKTGFMKQFEGCWRVEPVFIDESLCYPFKPKTWGEYCSCTGGKGRIGSKVSLDQLIQPALVPPPPISWYLRGITTRTTEMIANDLLAETARIRGDFTPQNSSQSENCMSPSDEQEKNKSSNIKERWAQYRKNAKQQSRRLLTAE encoded by the exons ATGGGTGAGTTAGATGCTAAAGGATCAAGCATGGAAACTCCCAATGCCAATAGCATGAgaaatggaagcaaaaaggcatttGATCCGTCATTTCTGGTTCAGCTGCCAAACAAGCTTCAAAATTGTTTAAAG TTACAGCTCAGGAAATTAGGAAAGGATAACGAAGGAGCAATCTCATTGAAAAAGCAAGAAGAGACATCTACTACTTTGAAGGTTGATTTGGAGAAGCAATTACAAAGTTGGAGAGAAAATCCATTATGGAATGATGAACCCCCACAAATAAAG GTCAGTGTACCAAAAGGTTCTTTGTGCAATCTTAGTGTAAAATTCGATGTTGGGTTGCCTCCAGATGCAGTGTACAATATTGTAACTGACCCCGATAATAGGAGAGTTTTCAAAAACATCAAG GAAGTAATATCGAGGAAAGTTTTGCTTGATGAAGGTCACAGGCAGTTGGTCGAATTAGAACAAGCAGCCATATGGAAATTTCTATGGTGGTCAGGGACGATATCTGTTCATGTTTTAGTTGACCAGAACAGAGAAAATCGGACA ATgaaattcaagcaattgaaaaCCGGATTCATGAAACAATTTGAAGGATGCTGGAGAGTAGAACCTGTGTTCATTGATGAAAGCCTCTGCTATCCGTTCAAACCGAAAACATGGGGAGAGTATTGTTCATGTACAGGAGGCAAAGGAAGAATAGGATCAAAAGTGAGTTTGGACCAGTTAATCCAACCAGCATTAGTTCCACCACCACCCATTTCCTGGTATCTAAGAGGAATCACCACTAGAACTACTGAAATGATTGCAAATGATCTGCTTGCTGAAACTGCCAGAATTAGGGGAGATTTTACTCCCCAAAATTCCTCACAATCAGAAAATTGTATGAGCCCATCTGATGaacaagaaaaaaacaaatcatCTAACATTAAAGAGAGATGGGCACAGTATAGGAAGAATGCAAAACAGCAAAGTAGAAGGTTGTTGACTGCTGAATGA